The genomic interval TCTCTAGTAATGCTTCCATTCTAGCTACCATAGAGTTAGGCTTTTTGTCTGGTGCATCCTGACCAAATGGAATAAAATAAATATCTTTTGTTGCCATTAAACGCATCAGATTAACTCCATTTAAACCAAGTGCATCATTTGTTGAAATCCCTAATACAACAGGTCTATGAGTTCTTAATGTTGCTTTTGCAGCCATAAGTACAGGGGAATCTGTGAGTGCATTTGCAAACTTACTCATAGAATTTCCTGTTAAAGGAGCAATCACCATGCAGTCAAGTGGCAGCTTTGGTCCTAATGGTTCTGCATCAACGATTGAATCAATTACTTTGTTACCAGTCAATTTTTGAATTTTCTCAACCCATTCTCCAGTTGCTCCAAAACGAGTAGTTGTATTTTTCACTGTATGTGTTACAACAGGTACAACATTTGCACCTTCATCTAATAATGACTTAATTTGCGGATATACCTCTTCATATGTGCAATGAGACCCAGTAATACCAAAGCCGATTCGTTTTCCTGCTAATTTCATTGTGAAGACCCCTTTCTTTCTTTCACTAAATCATGTAACAATTGCGAAAGAACATTCGCGATAATTTGCCCAGCCGTTTTTGGTGCAACTATGCCAGGTAAACCAGGTGCTAATAAAGCCTTGATTCCTCGTTTTTCAGCATATCGAAAATCCGTTCCACCTGGTTTAGAGGCCAAATCAACGATTAAAGTATGTGCAGGCATCTTTGAGATGACCTGTGCTGTTACAATTAAATGTGGAATTGTGTTAATACACACATCAATGTCTTCAACTTCTTTTTGAATGGCATCTAAATAAAAGGGAGTAAGGCCCATCTCAGTTATTCTAGCGATATGTGCAGTATCTCTAGCCCCTACTTTTACATTTGCCCCTAATGCGGAAAATGTTCTAGCAACACTCATTCCCACTCTTCCGAGACCAAGAACAGCTATTTTAGAACCGTGGATTGTAATATCCGTATGTTGAATGACCATCATAATCGTACCTTCAACAGTTGGAATGGAATTGTAGATTGCAACATCATCACGTTCAAAAAGCTGGATTAATTTCCGATCTGTCGATTGAACAATTTTATCTAAATAAGCATTCGTAATTCCTGAATAAATAACGCAATGTGGTGGAGTAGATTTAACTAAATCCTCCGTTAATTTGACTTCTTCATTAGAAAAAACTGTATCAATAATCCCCTCATGATTTGTGCCAGGGATTGGTAAAATGATTGCATCTATTTCTTTAAATTGAACCTCATCTAACTTCACTTTCGAAGCACCTGTAAATCCATGGTCTAATTGGTCAAATCCGATGAGAAAAAGTTTTGCATCTAGCTCAGTTAATTTACGGATAACCTCTAGCTGTCTTGCATCGCCACCGATAACAGCTACATTCAGTCCTGTTAACATGTTAATCGTTCACCTTCTTTTTAGACATGTTATCTGTTTTGATTTTCTTGGATAACTTACTTCAACATACTATGTAGAAAATGGAGTATGGGTGAATAAACTAGGTAAATTTGAAAATGAAGAGATAAATAAGTGAAGAAATAAAAAATGATTGGCCTAAGCCAATCATTTGAGGGCTATGATTCTAATTTATCAATCTGTTCATCTGGTATATCTAGGATAATCATATCTGTCCCAATTTTTTTAATATGGTTCCATGGTACACGAATTTCTTTGCCTTGTTTTCTTAAACCAAACCACTTTAATGATGGGATAATTAGTGATGTAATTTGTCCTGTTTGTTCGTTGATTTCAAGATCAGTTTGTCCTAACACACCTAAACGTTCAGCACGTTTTACATCAACGATTTCTTTCCCGCTTAATTCACTTAATCTCATGTCCATTCCTCCTTTATACTATCTTATCGCTCATTGTTATAAAAAAATGCCAACAATTTTAAGAAATTGTCGGCATAATCATTTGTCATATTAATCTCTATGATCATTTATTTCATCTTTCAGGAAGTTTACCGTCAGGACTAATTAGAGCAACTGAATAGTTATCAGTAAATAATTGGTTCGCTAATGTATTCACACTTTCCTCACTCACTTCATTAACCAATTCGATAATTGCATCAAGTGAACGATGTTCACCAAGGATAAGCTCATTTTTTCCATTTCTACTCATCCTGCTGTTTGTACTCTCAAGGCTAAGCATTAAACTGCCTTTCATTTGTTCTTTACTGTTAGCTAATTCTTTTGCCGTAATTCCTTCAGCTTTTAAAGTAGATAACGTTTCCTGAATTGTCTCAAATAATACATTTAATTGCTTGCTTCCTGTTCCACCGTAAATTGTCAATAAGCCATTGTCCTTATATGATGAATGATAGGAATAGACAGAGTAAGCAAGCCCTTTTTGTTCTCTAACATCTTGGAACAAACGACTGCTCATACTTCCGCCTAATATGTTATTTAAAACAATCAAACTATAAATATTTTTGTGACCAGCTTCTAAACCATTAAAACCAATACAAAGATGTGCCTGCTCTGTATCTTTTTGTCTTGCTAATTTTTGATCCATAAAGCTAGGCTTTTCAAAATCACTCTTGCCAGAGCTTGTTTCAAAAGCTCCAAAAAGTTTCTCAACCTCATGAATAAAGGCTTCAGATACATTTCCTGCAACAGATATGACGACATTTTCTGGTGTATAATGTCCATTCATATATTCTCGTAATGTATCACCATTAAATGAGGCTAGTGTTTCTTCAGTTCCTAATATAGGATAACCAAGTGGATGAGTTCCAAACGTTGCACGACTTAATACATCATGTACAATATCATCAGGTGTATCCTCATACATTTTAATCTCTTCATACACAACATTCTTCTCTTTTTTCAATTCTTCTTCATCAAAAGTAGAATGGAAAAACATGTCAGCTAATACATCAAGAGCATAACCCGCATGATCATCAAGAACTTTTGCATAGTAACATGTATATTCCTTTGATGTAAATGCATTAACTTGACCACCGATACTATCAAAGGATTCCGCAATTTCACGAGCAGATCTAGTTTTTGTTCCTTTAAAGAACATATGCTCTAAAAAGTGGGACACACCATTATTTTTTAGATTTTCATTTCTTGAACCAGTGCCAATCCAGATTCCAATTGCAACTGAACGAACAGTTGGTATGTTTTCAAATACTATTCTGACCCCGTTTTGACACGTATATTTTTTTATCAAACTTGTTCCTCCTTCATCGATGTTCTAAATTCTTATTCATCTGTTTGCTCAATTGTCACTAGCCTTTCCTCATTAACCATCATTGAAACCGAACCAAAAGAATACCCTTTTTGTTTGATCGTTAATATGAGTGTTTCAAGACTTTTTGAAGTTGATGAGGTTGGATGCATCAAGATTAGTGCTCCATTATGTACTTTACTTATAACGCGATCAATAAGCACATGCGGTTCTGGTCGCTGCCAATCAATTGTATCAACACTCCACAAAACCGTATTCATGTTCATTTCGTCTGCAATTGTTACAACTTCTTTTTTAAAACTTCCACTTGGTGGTGCAAACCATGTTGGTGTGATGTCTGTCACTGATTTTATAATTTCATTAGTTTTCACTAGCTGTTCTCTAATAGAAGAAGGAGATAGTTGACTCATATCGGGATGTGTATAAGAATGATTACCAACCTCATGTCCTGCATCAACAATCATCTTTGCCATTTCAGGATTTTCTTTAACCCATCTCCCTTCTAAAAAGAAGGTTGCTTTAACATGATATTTATTCAAAGTTTCTAGCATAGCAGGAATATATTCATTTCCCCAAGCAACATTAATTAAAAAAGAAACCATAGGTTTTTCTGGGTTGCCACGATAAATTGGTTCTGCTGGTAAATCCTCTAAATGAATCTTCGGCTTTACTTGTCGATACACGAGGAGTTTCTCATCAAACACACCTTTTTCCTTCATTTTCTTATACGATTCTTCGATATCTACCTCTAAGCCATTATAACCTGGAGTTGTCTTCCAGACTCTATCTATTTCAGCATTTTGAGCAGGTATGTAATATTCTTCTGCCCTAGCAATGATCTTATCGTATAAAGTGTCTTGATGTTTAGAAACAGTCACACTGGCATGCTTCATTTGCTCAACATATGAAGATGTATAGGGATTTTCTAGAAATCCGATGCTTATCGTTATGATTAAAACAAAACCCACGAAATGAATAATTTTCCTTTGCATTATATATCCCCCTTTTTACTAAAAAATATGTAAAAAGAGGACAAGGTAGAACAGAAAAGCGAAAGCGCTTTGGTCAGACCTGACAAGCATAAGATGACCTCTAATAGAAGGTGTTCTTTCATTTCAATTAGGGATTAAGAGTCTAAGCGCTATAGTACTAGCTAATTCAACACCTATTAAATCAATGACAGCTAATCTAAAGACATATTTATACCTCAATGTCTATTAACATAAACATAAATTTTTAAACACATACCCTCAAAACCTAAAAAGAAGCCCGGTTACCCCGGCCTCCACTATCATCCTTCTTGCTTTTCTGCTTCTTTTTGTTCTTTCAATACTGCTTTTCTTGATAAGTTTACACGGCCCTGTTTATCAATCTCAGTTACTTTCACTAAAAGTTCATCACCGAGAGAGACAACGTCCTCTACCTTACCAACACGCTCTTCAGCTAATTCAGAAATATGAACCAAACCATCTTTGCCATTAAAAATTTCTACAAATGCGCCGAATTTTTCGATACGTTTTACTTTACCAAGATACATTTGACCGACAACCACTTCACGGACAATATCTTCGATAATTTTTTTCGCTTTTTGATTCATTTCTTCATTAACAGAAGAGATGAAAACTGTACCGTCTTGTTCGATGTCAATCTTAACGCCAGTTTCTTCAATAATTTTATTGATTTGCTTACCGCTAGGCCCGATAACATCTCTAATCTTATCTGGGTTAATCTTCATTGTTAATATTTTCGGTGCATATTCAGAAAGCTCTTGTTTTGGTGTTGAAATGGTTGAGAGCATAGATTTTAAGATTTCCATACGTCCTTTTTTAGCTTGCTGTAATGCTTCTTCGAGAATTTCACGAGAAAGTCCCTCAATTTTAATATCCATTTGTAATGCAGTTACGCCTTTTTCTGTACCTGCAACCTTAAAGTCCATATCACCTAACGCATCTTCCATACCTTGGATATCTGTTAGTACAGAATAATGCTCTCCAGATTTAACTAGTCCCATAGCAATACCTGCTACAGGCGCCTTAATTGGCACTCCAGCGTCCATCATAGCTAACGTACTGGCACAAATGCTTGCCTGTGATGTAGATCCATTAGACTCAAGAACTTCTGATACAAGTCGAATTGTATATGGGAAATCTTTTTCAGAAGGAATAATCGGTTCTAATGCTCTTTCACCTAAAGCACCATGGCCAATTTCACGACGACCAGGTCCTCTCATTGGTCCTGTTTCCCCAACACTAAATTGTGGAAAATTATAATGATGCATAAAACGTTTTGATTCCTCAATACCAAGACCATCTAATATTTGAACATCGCCAAGTGCACCTAGTGTACATACACTTAATGCTTGTGTTTGTCCACGTGTAAACAAGCCTGATCCATGTGTTCTTGTAAATATTCCAATTTCAGATGAAAGTGGTCTAATTTCATCAATACCACGGCCGTCAGGTCTTACTTTTTCTTCAGTAATAAGGCGACGGACTTCTGCCTTTACTAATTTCTGAAGAATTTGTTTAACTTGTTTAATAGTGCCTTCATCAACTTCTTGTTCCTCATATTTAGCGATAACTGCATTTTTCACTTCCGTAATCGCAGCTTCCCTAGCATGTTTTTCTTGAACTTGAATAGCTTGTAATAAGTCCTTCTCTGCAGATTGACGAATTTCTTGTTCTAATACAGGATTTAATTCAAATAGTTCAATTTCTATTTTTTCTTTTCCAACAGCTGCAGCGACTTCTTCTTGGAATGCAATTAGACGTTTAATTTCTTCATGGCCAAACATAATTGCTTCAAGCATTGTTTCTTCTGGTACTTCATCAGCACCGGCTTCAACCATATTTATAGCATCTTTTGTACCTGCAACAACTAAATGAATATCGCTTTTTTCAGTTTGTTCAACCGTTGGATTAATAATAAACTGATTATCAATACGTCCAACTGTTACTCCAGCAATTGGCCCCTCAAACGGTATATCAGAAACGCAAAGCGCTAATGATGATCCTAGCATAGCGGCCATCTCAGATGAACAATTTTGATCAACACTCATAACAATGCTAATAACTTGTACTTCGTTTCTAAAGCCGTCAGCGAATAATGGACGAATTGGTCTGTCAATTAATCGACTAGCCAAAATCGCTTTTTCACTCGGACGCCCCTCTCTCTTAATAAAACCACCTGGTATTTTTCCAACTGCATATAAACGCTCTTCATAATTTACAGTTAACGGGAAGAAATCTAAGGGCTTTGGTTCTTTTGATGCCGTTGCTGTACTTAATACCGCAGTATCGCCATATCGAATTAGAACTGCGCCATTTGCTTGCTTAGCGAGTTGTCCTATTTCAACAGTAAGATTTCTACCTGCCCATTCAATGGAAAAGGATTGTTTATCTTGTCCCATATATGTAAAACTCCTCTCTTATATAGTTAAGTATGTATTAGTATGTTCCATTTCATTTCAACATATCAATGTTGTTATTGTATGTAAATAGGATTAGAAAAAAACTATTAAGATACTTACAAAATTTGCTTATTTTATAACTATATTTAATTACACTAAAAAAGCGGGAAAAATCCCGCTTTTCTTAGTAATTAACGACGTAAACCAAGCTTGTTGATTAACTCACGATAACGAGTTACGTCTTTATTACGTAGGTAAGTTAGTAAGTTACGACGTTTACCTACCATTTTTAAAAGACCGCGACGTGAATGGTGGTCTTTTTTGTGAACGCGTAAGTGTTCGTTTAAGTTATTGATGTCCTCAGTAAGGATAGCAATTTGAACCTCTGGTGATCCAGTATCAGATTCATGTGTTTTGTAAGTAGCGATTAGTTCATTTTTACGTTCTTGTGTGATAGCCATCCTTTTCACCTCCTTAATTTTCAAAAACCCCAATTACCGAGCAAACGTTGGTGAATCGAATTGCCAAGCAATGGTTTTAAGTTACAACAATTAGAATACTATCTTTTGAAAGATTATGCAAGTATTAAACCGTTTTTTGTCCAAAAAATTGTATTGCAGCTGCTTTATCCTTTGCAATTTGTTGAATAAGCTCATCAACATTATTGAACTTTTGCTCACTTCTTATACGTTTATACCATGAAACTGTGACATTTTCATCGTAAATTTCTTGGTTAAAATCAAAAATATGTACCTCAATACTTGGTTTTAATGATTTTTCTTTATTAAAAGTAGGTTTGAATCCGATGTTACAAACACCCTCAAATTCTTTACCATGTACATTTAATGAAACAGCATATACACCTGTAGGAGGTACTAGTAGATCGTCGTCAACTCCAATATTTGCTGTTGGAAAACCAATTGTTCGACCTCTTTTATCACCATGTATAACGGTTCCTGATACCGAATAAGGTCTTCCTAATAAAGTACTTGCATAAGTTACATCTCCACTCCGTATAACATCACGAATTAATGTAGAGCTTATTTTACGATCATGGTCTGTTTGTTTTTCGACAGTCGTTTGTGAAAATTGGTTTCTTGAATGGAATGACAAAGTTTCCATCGTCCCCTTTCCTAGATGTCCATATGTAAAATCAAAGCCTGCAACTACATGCTTAACATTCATATTTATAATATACTCATCAACAAATTGCTGAGGCGTTAATGACGCAAAGTCTTTTGTAAATTCTACAATAAACAAAATATCCACATTTAATTTCTCAATCAAACGGATTTTCTCTTCAAGTGGTGTAAGATAATCAATTTCTTTTTGATTACGAAGAACTACAAGTGGATGCGGGTCAAACGTCATTACTGCGCTTTTAAGCATTAGTTTATCGGCTATCTCTATTGCTTTATTAATGACTTTTTGATGTCCTTTATGAATCCCATCAAAATAACCGAGTGCTAATACTATTTCATCGAAATCTTGTTTACTAAAATGATGGGGATGTGTCAGTTTAATCAGTTTCACAGTCAACTTCACCTTTTTCTCACTAAAAACTTCTTAAGATTCATTCATTAATACCTTTGTAGGCTTCATGAGATGATGCTTTGTAGGGTGCTTTGCATAAATAGCTAGACATTGTCTATTTTCACCGTAAACGGCAATAGGAGAACCAACATTTAGGTCTTGGAAATTCAATGGCAACTCTAGTACAGCTCCATTTTTCACTTTCTCTTTTAGCGTATCATGGATAATAAGTTTCGGCAAATCTTTTAACGCTTCACCAATTGATAGTAAAGATTTCTGAAAATTCCCACTTTCTATGGCCTCTTCAACCTCTTCAAATGTAAGACAATCCTTTAGATCAAAATCTCCAGATTTTGTACGAATAAGATGTGACATATGTGCAGGATAGCCCAGTCTTTCACCAATCATGACTGCTAATGTTCGAACATACGTCCCCTTCGAGCATGTGACTCGAAAACGAAATTTTGTAAGATTGTTTTTGTTTATAATATCACTTAGTAAAATTAATTCACTAATTGTAATGATTCTAGAAGGTCTTTCTACTTCTATCCCTGCTCTTGCATATTCATATAGCTTCTTTCCCCTTACTTTTACAGCTGAGTACATTGGTGGAATTTGTTCTATCTCCCCAATCATTGAATGGAGTACTT from Metabacillus sediminilitoris carries:
- a CDS encoding dipicolinate synthase subunit B, which encodes MKLAGKRIGFGITGSHCTYEEVYPQIKSLLDEGANVVPVVTHTVKNTTTRFGATGEWVEKIQKLTGNKVIDSIVDAEPLGPKLPLDCMVIAPLTGNSMSKFANALTDSPVLMAAKATLRTHRPVVLGISTNDALGLNGVNLMRLMATKDIYFIPFGQDAPDKKPNSMVARMEALLETVLAALEGKQYQPVVVEKFRDLEK
- the dpaA gene encoding dipicolinic acid synthetase subunit A; translated protein: MLTGLNVAVIGGDARQLEVIRKLTELDAKLFLIGFDQLDHGFTGASKVKLDEVQFKEIDAIILPIPGTNHEGIIDTVFSNEEVKLTEDLVKSTPPHCVIYSGITNAYLDKIVQSTDRKLIQLFERDDVAIYNSIPTVEGTIMMVIQHTDITIHGSKIAVLGLGRVGMSVARTFSALGANVKVGARDTAHIARITEMGLTPFYLDAIQKEVEDIDVCINTIPHLIVTAQVISKMPAHTLIVDLASKPGGTDFRYAEKRGIKALLAPGLPGIVAPKTAGQIIANVLSQLLHDLVKERKGSSQ
- a CDS encoding YlmC/YmxH family sporulation protein, whose protein sequence is MRLSELSGKEIVDVKRAERLGVLGQTDLEINEQTGQITSLIIPSLKWFGLRKQGKEIRVPWNHIKKIGTDMIILDIPDEQIDKLES
- a CDS encoding M16 family metallopeptidase — translated: MIKKYTCQNGVRIVFENIPTVRSVAIGIWIGTGSRNENLKNNGVSHFLEHMFFKGTKTRSAREIAESFDSIGGQVNAFTSKEYTCYYAKVLDDHAGYALDVLADMFFHSTFDEEELKKEKNVVYEEIKMYEDTPDDIVHDVLSRATFGTHPLGYPILGTEETLASFNGDTLREYMNGHYTPENVVISVAGNVSEAFIHEVEKLFGAFETSSGKSDFEKPSFMDQKLARQKDTEQAHLCIGFNGLEAGHKNIYSLIVLNNILGGSMSSRLFQDVREQKGLAYSVYSYHSSYKDNGLLTIYGGTGSKQLNVLFETIQETLSTLKAEGITAKELANSKEQMKGSLMLSLESTNSRMSRNGKNELILGEHRSLDAIIELVNEVSEESVNTLANQLFTDNYSVALISPDGKLPER
- a CDS encoding polysaccharide deacetylase family protein codes for the protein MQRKIIHFVGFVLIITISIGFLENPYTSSYVEQMKHASVTVSKHQDTLYDKIIARAEEYYIPAQNAEIDRVWKTTPGYNGLEVDIEESYKKMKEKGVFDEKLLVYRQVKPKIHLEDLPAEPIYRGNPEKPMVSFLINVAWGNEYIPAMLETLNKYHVKATFFLEGRWVKENPEMAKMIVDAGHEVGNHSYTHPDMSQLSPSSIREQLVKTNEIIKSVTDITPTWFAPPSGSFKKEVVTIADEMNMNTVLWSVDTIDWQRPEPHVLIDRVISKVHNGALILMHPTSSTSKSLETLILTIKQKGYSFGSVSMMVNEERLVTIEQTDE
- the pnp gene encoding polyribonucleotide nucleotidyltransferase, translating into MGQDKQSFSIEWAGRNLTVEIGQLAKQANGAVLIRYGDTAVLSTATASKEPKPLDFFPLTVNYEERLYAVGKIPGGFIKREGRPSEKAILASRLIDRPIRPLFADGFRNEVQVISIVMSVDQNCSSEMAAMLGSSLALCVSDIPFEGPIAGVTVGRIDNQFIINPTVEQTEKSDIHLVVAGTKDAINMVEAGADEVPEETMLEAIMFGHEEIKRLIAFQEEVAAAVGKEKIEIELFELNPVLEQEIRQSAEKDLLQAIQVQEKHAREAAITEVKNAVIAKYEEQEVDEGTIKQVKQILQKLVKAEVRRLITEEKVRPDGRGIDEIRPLSSEIGIFTRTHGSGLFTRGQTQALSVCTLGALGDVQILDGLGIEESKRFMHHYNFPQFSVGETGPMRGPGRREIGHGALGERALEPIIPSEKDFPYTIRLVSEVLESNGSTSQASICASTLAMMDAGVPIKAPVAGIAMGLVKSGEHYSVLTDIQGMEDALGDMDFKVAGTEKGVTALQMDIKIEGLSREILEEALQQAKKGRMEILKSMLSTISTPKQELSEYAPKILTMKINPDKIRDVIGPSGKQINKIIEETGVKIDIEQDGTVFISSVNEEMNQKAKKIIEDIVREVVVGQMYLGKVKRIEKFGAFVEIFNGKDGLVHISELAEERVGKVEDVVSLGDELLVKVTEIDKQGRVNLSRKAVLKEQKEAEKQEG
- the rpsO gene encoding 30S ribosomal protein S15, which encodes MAITQERKNELIATYKTHESDTGSPEVQIAILTEDINNLNEHLRVHKKDHHSRRGLLKMVGKRRNLLTYLRNKDVTRYRELINKLGLRR
- the ribF gene encoding bifunctional riboflavin kinase/FAD synthetase; translated protein: MKLIKLTHPHHFSKQDFDEIVLALGYFDGIHKGHQKVINKAIEIADKLMLKSAVMTFDPHPLVVLRNQKEIDYLTPLEEKIRLIEKLNVDILFIVEFTKDFASLTPQQFVDEYIINMNVKHVVAGFDFTYGHLGKGTMETLSFHSRNQFSQTTVEKQTDHDRKISSTLIRDVIRSGDVTYASTLLGRPYSVSGTVIHGDKRGRTIGFPTANIGVDDDLLVPPTGVYAVSLNVHGKEFEGVCNIGFKPTFNKEKSLKPSIEVHIFDFNQEIYDENVTVSWYKRIRSEQKFNNVDELIQQIAKDKAAAIQFFGQKTV
- the truB gene encoding tRNA pseudouridine(55) synthase TruB, giving the protein MEGVLLLNKPAGMTSHDCVAKMRKLAKTKKVGHTGTLDPDVTGVLPICLGRATKIVEYLTASSKTYEAEITIGYSTTTEDSSGEEISRKSVNPAITKAEIQEVLHSMIGEIEQIPPMYSAVKVRGKKLYEYARAGIEVERPSRIITISELILLSDIINKNNLTKFRFRVTCSKGTYVRTLAVMIGERLGYPAHMSHLIRTKSGDFDLKDCLTFEEVEEAIESGNFQKSLLSIGEALKDLPKLIIHDTLKEKVKNGAVLELPLNFQDLNVGSPIAVYGENRQCLAIYAKHPTKHHLMKPTKVLMNES